One window from the genome of Acidihalobacter ferrooxydans encodes:
- a CDS encoding D-2-hydroxyacid dehydrogenase yields MHAVFLDLDTVDRGDLDLASLRAQIPDAVFHPYTDDADALARIGHAEIVLLNKVRIDAAVFDHAPSLRCICMAATGTDNVDLAAAEAHGVAVYNVRDYGSQSVGEHVFALLLGLVRKLPDYHHAVQAGHWSESRLPFLLDFPIGELYGKRLAIVGHGVLGTTVARMADCFGMEVIVAERRGVAPRAGRVSFEAALEAADVLSLHCPLTPQTRNLIGTAELDLLGPDGLLINTARGGLVDAQALADALRSGRLGGAGLDVLDAEPPPANNPLLAGDIPNLIITPHVAWASRRARQTVIEQMAAALKAFLHGAEHPNRVV; encoded by the coding sequence ATGCATGCCGTCTTTCTCGATCTCGATACCGTCGACCGCGGCGACCTCGACCTGGCGTCGCTGCGCGCGCAGATACCCGACGCGGTGTTTCATCCGTACACCGACGATGCCGACGCTCTGGCACGCATCGGCCATGCCGAAATCGTGTTGCTGAACAAGGTCCGGATCGACGCCGCGGTATTTGACCACGCGCCGTCGCTGCGCTGCATCTGCATGGCCGCTACAGGCACCGACAACGTCGACCTGGCCGCCGCCGAGGCGCACGGCGTCGCCGTGTATAACGTGCGCGATTACGGCTCGCAATCTGTCGGCGAACACGTCTTCGCCCTGCTGTTGGGGCTGGTCCGCAAGCTCCCCGACTACCACCACGCCGTACAGGCCGGACACTGGAGCGAATCGCGCCTGCCCTTTCTGCTCGACTTTCCCATCGGCGAGCTGTACGGCAAGCGGCTGGCCATCGTCGGGCACGGCGTGCTGGGCACCACGGTGGCGCGCATGGCGGACTGTTTCGGCATGGAAGTGATCGTCGCCGAGCGGCGCGGCGTGGCGCCGCGAGCCGGTCGGGTGTCGTTCGAGGCCGCGCTGGAGGCCGCCGATGTGCTCAGCCTGCATTGCCCGCTGACACCGCAAACGCGCAATCTGATTGGCACTGCGGAACTCGATCTGCTCGGCCCGGACGGACTCCTGATCAACACCGCGCGCGGTGGGCTGGTCGACGCCCAGGCTCTGGCCGATGCGCTGCGCAGCGGCCGCCTGGGCGGCGCCGGGCTGGATGTACTCGACGCCGAACCCCCGCCGGCGAATAACCCGCTGCTTGCCGGCGACATCCCCAACCTGATCATCACCCCGCATGTGGCCTGGGCCAGCCGCCGCGCACGGCAGACCGTGATCGAACAAATGGCCGCCGCGCTCAAGGCGTTCCTGCACGGCGCGGAACACCCCAACCGCGTGGTGTAA
- a CDS encoding MarC family protein, translating to MFDAYIKAFMVLFVVVDPVSMAPIFMVMTHGATVAYRRRMAIKGVLVAGGILFFFLLVGDTLLKVLGVSLGAFRIAGGLLMFLVALDMVFPKNFHMREPSKDERKEAEEREDISVFPLAFPLLAGPGALTTLMLMLPAQDQGDPLHYVFVGAVILGVLLITLISLLVSGKITAFMGETGANLLSRLLGLVLAALSVQFVLDGIRTTLGA from the coding sequence ATGTTCGACGCATACATCAAGGCATTCATGGTGCTGTTCGTCGTGGTCGATCCGGTGAGCATGGCCCCGATTTTCATGGTGATGACGCATGGCGCGACGGTGGCCTATCGCCGGCGTATGGCCATCAAGGGCGTGCTGGTTGCCGGCGGCATTCTGTTTTTCTTTCTGCTGGTCGGGGACACGTTGCTCAAGGTGCTCGGCGTCAGTCTGGGGGCTTTTCGGATTGCCGGTGGCCTGCTGATGTTTCTGGTTGCGCTGGACATGGTGTTTCCGAAGAATTTTCACATGCGCGAGCCCAGCAAGGACGAGCGCAAGGAGGCTGAGGAGCGTGAGGATATTTCCGTGTTCCCGCTGGCTTTCCCGTTGCTCGCTGGCCCCGGCGCACTCACCACGCTGATGCTGATGCTGCCGGCACAGGATCAAGGCGATCCGCTGCACTACGTCTTCGTTGGCGCGGTGATTCTCGGGGTGCTCCTGATTACGCTGATATCGTTGCTGGTGTCGGGCAAGATCACAGCCTTCATGGGCGAGACCGGCGCGAACCTGCTCAGCCGACTGCTCGGACTGGTGCTGGCCGCGCTGTCAGTGCAGTTCGTGCTGGACGGGATTCGCACGACGCTGGGCGCCTGA
- a CDS encoding aldo/keto reductase — MDSIKLDHADITVPRIGLGTWAIGGWMWGGTDDAQAVDTIVSALERGIGLIDTAPVYGFGHSEEIVGKALAQFGRRDEIILATKLGLAWDDQGRVRRDSSPARIRQEIEDSLRRLRTDYIDIYQVHWPDAAVPYEETAQTLDDLRRAGKIRAIGVSNYRPEQMEAFRAAAPLATDQPPYNLFEREIEADVQPYCTERGIGLIAYGALCRGLLSGRMRADRAFQGDDLRQHDPKFQQPRFGQYLNAVERLDAYAREHYGKRVIHLALRWLIDQPGVATALWGARHPEQLDPVEDVLGWSLDADALKAIDAILDACITDPVGPEFMAPPENSAAPA, encoded by the coding sequence ATGGACTCTATCAAGTTGGACCACGCCGACATCACCGTGCCACGCATCGGCCTGGGCACATGGGCAATCGGCGGCTGGATGTGGGGCGGCACGGACGACGCGCAGGCGGTCGACACCATCGTCAGCGCGCTGGAACGCGGCATTGGCCTCATCGACACTGCGCCGGTATACGGCTTCGGCCACTCCGAGGAAATCGTCGGCAAGGCGCTGGCGCAATTCGGCCGGCGCGACGAGATCATACTCGCCACCAAACTCGGCCTGGCCTGGGACGATCAGGGTCGGGTGCGGCGCGACAGCTCACCGGCACGCATACGTCAGGAAATCGAGGACTCGCTGCGCCGGCTGCGCACGGATTACATTGACATCTATCAGGTGCACTGGCCTGATGCGGCTGTGCCCTACGAGGAAACGGCGCAGACGCTCGACGACTTGCGCCGCGCGGGCAAGATTCGCGCAATCGGCGTCAGCAACTACAGACCCGAGCAAATGGAAGCCTTTCGGGCCGCCGCACCGCTCGCCACCGACCAACCGCCCTACAATCTGTTTGAACGCGAAATCGAGGCCGACGTGCAGCCCTACTGCACCGAGCGCGGCATCGGCCTGATCGCCTACGGCGCACTGTGCCGCGGCCTGCTTTCCGGGCGCATGCGGGCGGACCGCGCCTTCCAGGGAGACGATCTGCGCCAGCACGATCCGAAGTTCCAGCAGCCGCGTTTCGGCCAATACCTCAATGCCGTGGAGCGGCTCGATGCCTATGCCCGCGAACACTATGGCAAACGTGTAATCCATCTGGCTCTGCGCTGGCTGATCGATCAGCCCGGCGTCGCGACAGCACTGTGGGGCGCACGCCACCCCGAACAACTCGATCCGGTCGAGGATGTGCTGGGCTGGTCGCTGGATGCCGATGCGTTGAAAGCCATCGACGCCATTCTCGACGCGTGCATAACCGACCCGGTCGGCCCGGAATTCATGGCGCCGCCCGAGAATAGCGCTGCGCCTGCATAA
- the putA gene encoding bifunctional proline dehydrogenase/L-glutamate gamma-semialdehyde dehydrogenase PutA, whose product MPEAQPRKTLTAANARRRIREAYREDENAVLQRVLPRARLAEPATVSAHARQLAAGIVTGKARESGIQALMQEYDLSTQEGIALMCLAEALLRVPDGDTADRLIRDKLGAANWERHLGPGKRLFVNASTWGLLLGERMADRGEGQQRRLANSLRRMVSRLGEPLLRTAVTRAIRLLGGTFVLGRSIHEALRTAREAQREGYRHSYDMLGEAARTQADADAYFAAYRTAIAAIGKAAGAAVHIDARPGISVKLSALHPRYEFAKTARIQAQLLPRIRQLCLDAKDHNIGLCIDAEEADRLEPSLDIVDALAGDPALHDWQGLGIVVQAYQKRALPLLDWLIDLATHHQRRLMIRLVKGAYWDTEIKDTQVRGLDDYPVFTRKSATDASYLACARRLLEARATVYPMFATHNAHSVAAVLALAGDTRDGFEFQRLHGMGETLYDQIVGPMNLNIPCRIYAPVGTHEDLLAYLVRRLLENGANSSFVNRIAHGGNALDELVADPVEALERAAGLRNQRIALPAGLYAPMRRNSRGLDLSDPLCLEELNRGLQAALRRDWSAHPLIGGRAIDGEARTVTDPADRRRRVGQSVWARPEQAEAALATAHAAFPGWAATPAEQRAACLERIADAYEAHTHDFMALCTREAGKTLADGIAEVREAVDFCRYYAAQARRLFAEPETMPGPTGEHNALSLHGRGVFVCISPWNFPLAIFTGQVVAALAAGNAVIAKPAEQTTLIAALAVRLMHEAGIPPGVLNLLPGDGATLGPTLVSDRRTAGIAFTGSTETAWLINRGLAERRGPIVPLIAETGGQNAMIVDSTALPEQVVRDAVQSAFYSAGQRCSALRVIYLQQDIAERVTTMLRGALAELDIGDPALLATDVGPVIDTDARDTLEAHASKMTAAGRLIARAQLPGDTAHGTFVAPALFRIDSIKELEREVFGPMLHIAHWRAGELDRVVDDINATGYGLTLGVHSRIDETVERVVKRARAGNIYVNRNMIGAVVGTQPFGGEGLSGTGFKAGGPHYLLRFSTERVVAVDTTAAGGNASLFALD is encoded by the coding sequence ATGCCCGAAGCCCAGCCACGCAAAACCCTCACCGCAGCCAACGCCCGTCGACGTATTCGCGAAGCGTACCGCGAAGATGAAAACGCCGTTTTGCAGCGCGTGTTACCGCGCGCCCGTCTGGCCGAGCCTGCCACGGTGTCCGCGCACGCGCGCCAACTGGCCGCCGGGATCGTGACCGGCAAGGCGCGCGAAAGCGGTATTCAGGCGCTGATGCAGGAATACGACCTGTCCACGCAAGAGGGCATCGCGCTGATGTGCCTGGCCGAAGCATTGCTGCGCGTGCCGGACGGCGACACCGCGGACCGGCTGATCCGCGACAAGCTCGGCGCGGCGAACTGGGAACGCCATCTCGGCCCCGGCAAGCGCCTGTTCGTCAACGCCTCGACCTGGGGGCTGCTGCTCGGCGAACGCATGGCCGACCGCGGGGAAGGCCAGCAGCGCCGGCTCGCCAACAGCCTGCGCCGCATGGTTTCACGGCTTGGCGAACCGCTGCTGCGCACCGCCGTGACCCGCGCCATCCGCCTGCTCGGCGGCACCTTCGTGCTCGGGCGCAGCATCCACGAAGCGCTGCGCACCGCGCGCGAGGCACAGCGCGAGGGCTATCGTCACTCCTATGACATGCTCGGCGAAGCGGCGCGCACACAGGCCGATGCCGATGCGTACTTTGCCGCGTACCGCACCGCCATCGCCGCCATCGGCAAGGCCGCCGGCGCGGCGGTGCACATCGATGCCCGCCCCGGCATCTCGGTCAAGCTCTCCGCGCTGCATCCGCGTTACGAGTTTGCCAAGACCGCGCGCATCCAGGCCCAACTGCTGCCACGGATTCGCCAATTATGCCTCGACGCCAAAGACCACAACATCGGCCTGTGCATCGATGCCGAGGAAGCGGACCGTCTGGAGCCCTCGCTGGATATCGTCGACGCCCTGGCCGGTGATCCGGCGCTGCACGACTGGCAGGGCCTCGGCATCGTCGTGCAGGCATACCAGAAGCGTGCCCTGCCCCTGCTCGACTGGCTGATCGACCTCGCCACCCACCACCAACGCCGGCTCATGATCCGGCTGGTCAAGGGCGCGTACTGGGACACCGAAATCAAGGACACTCAGGTACGCGGGCTGGACGACTATCCGGTGTTCACCCGCAAGAGCGCCACCGACGCCTCCTATCTGGCCTGCGCACGGCGCCTGCTCGAAGCGCGCGCAACGGTCTACCCGATGTTCGCCACGCACAATGCGCACAGTGTCGCCGCCGTGCTCGCCCTCGCCGGCGACACGCGCGACGGCTTCGAGTTTCAGCGTCTGCACGGCATGGGTGAAACGCTGTACGACCAGATCGTCGGCCCGATGAATCTCAACATTCCCTGCCGCATCTACGCACCCGTCGGCACCCACGAGGACCTGCTCGCCTATCTGGTGCGCCGTTTGCTGGAAAATGGCGCGAATTCATCCTTCGTCAACCGCATCGCCCATGGCGGCAATGCGCTCGACGAACTCGTCGCCGATCCGGTCGAGGCGCTTGAGCGGGCTGCCGGGCTGCGCAACCAGCGCATTGCGCTGCCGGCCGGCCTGTATGCGCCCATGCGGCGCAACTCCCGTGGACTCGATCTCAGCGACCCGCTGTGTCTCGAAGAACTGAACCGCGGCCTGCAAGCGGCGCTGAGGCGCGACTGGTCAGCGCATCCGCTGATCGGCGGGCGCGCCATCGACGGCGAGGCCCGGACGGTCACCGACCCGGCGGACCGGCGCCGCCGCGTCGGCCAGAGCGTCTGGGCGCGACCGGAGCAGGCCGAAGCCGCGCTCGCCACGGCTCACGCGGCCTTCCCCGGCTGGGCAGCCACACCGGCCGAACAGCGCGCTGCCTGCCTGGAGCGCATCGCGGATGCCTACGAAGCCCACACCCACGACTTCATGGCGTTGTGTACGCGCGAAGCGGGCAAGACCCTCGCCGACGGCATCGCCGAAGTCCGCGAAGCCGTGGATTTCTGCCGCTATTACGCGGCCCAGGCGCGGCGCCTGTTTGCCGAGCCCGAGACCATGCCCGGCCCGACCGGTGAGCACAACGCCTTGAGCCTGCACGGGCGTGGTGTTTTCGTGTGCATCAGCCCCTGGAACTTCCCGCTCGCCATCTTCACCGGCCAAGTCGTCGCCGCGCTGGCTGCCGGCAATGCCGTCATCGCCAAACCCGCCGAACAAACCACCCTGATCGCCGCATTGGCCGTGCGTCTCATGCACGAGGCCGGCATCCCGCCCGGCGTGCTCAACCTGCTGCCCGGCGACGGCGCCACCCTCGGCCCGACGCTGGTCTCCGACAGGCGCACCGCCGGCATCGCCTTCACCGGCTCGACCGAAACCGCGTGGCTGATCAATCGCGGACTGGCCGAACGCCGTGGCCCCATCGTGCCATTGATCGCCGAAACCGGCGGACAGAACGCCATGATCGTCGATTCCACCGCCCTGCCCGAACAGGTCGTGCGCGACGCGGTGCAATCGGCGTTCTACAGCGCCGGGCAACGCTGCTCGGCGCTGCGCGTGATCTACCTGCAGCAGGACATCGCCGAGCGCGTCACCACCATGCTGCGTGGCGCGCTCGCGGAACTCGACATCGGCGATCCGGCCCTGCTCGCCACCGACGTCGGCCCCGTCATCGACACGGACGCCCGCGACACCCTCGAAGCGCATGCCAGTAAAATGACCGCCGCGGGCCGGCTCATCGCCCGCGCGCAATTGCCGGGCGACACCGCGCACGGCACGTTCGTCGCCCCGGCACTCTTTCGCATCGATTCCATCAAAGAGCTGGAACGCGAAGTATTCGGTCCCATGCTGCACATCGCGCATTGGCGAGCCGGCGAGTTGGATCGCGTAGTCGACGATATCAATGCCACCGGCTATGGCCTCACCCTGGGCGTCCATAGTCGCATCGACGAAACCGTGGAACGCGTCGTCAAGCGCGCACGCGCGGGGAACATCTACGTCAACCGCAACATGATCGGCGCTGTCGTCGGCACCCAACCCTTCGGCGGCGAAGGGCTTTCAGGCACCGGCTTCAAAGCCGGCGGCCCTCATTATCTGCTGCGCTTCTCGACCGAGCGGGTCGTTGCGGTCGACACCACTGCCGCAGGTGGCAACGCCAGCCTGTTCGCACTCGACTGA